From one Humulus lupulus chromosome 8, drHumLupu1.1, whole genome shotgun sequence genomic stretch:
- the LOC133794218 gene encoding G-type lectin S-receptor-like serine/threonine-protein kinase At1g11410 isoform X2: MNFSETHCLATFLFLLSFSSCLSLNTITPNQPLKDGDLLISTPDIFALGFFSPANSRNRYVGIWYHKVPEQTIVWVANRDSPLNDTSGVLATDSHGGLIIYSNKSRSSLLWSANVSVPAANNCMAKLLDVGNLVLFRNNSAQTLLWQGFDHPTNTMLPFMKLGLNRVTGLNRFLTSWKSADDPGTGNNSYRIDPTGYPQLFLNQGPAPRWRVGSWTGRGWSGVPQMTPNFIFNVSFVNNQYELSISYGILNMSILSMMALDESGGVHRSTWHEQSGQWYKYWSAPTETCDFYKLCGVNGICDPTNTERFECTCLPGFEPKSPQDWFLRDGSGGCVRKQALARTCGNGEGFVKLARVKVPDTSKARVNMSMSLESCEQECLKNCTCAAYASANVNLGGIGCLTWHGDLVDARTYPNSGQDFYLRVDSVTLAQYSKSNSSSISKIGKLGIVLGSVAILFLLALVIYWWPKRKMKGKYLHSQSPSNYFDDISGKNDLDENTNSELPFFDLHTIAAATDNFSIDNKLGEGGFGSVYKGMFEGGKQIAVKRLSKHSGQGSEEFKNEILLIAKLQHRNLVRILGCCVHAQEKMLIYEYLPNKSLDFFIFDEVKKTLLDWKKRFDIICGVARGMLYLHQDSRLRIIHRDLKTGNVLLDADLNPKISDFGMAKIFGGDEIEANTNRVVGT, translated from the exons AATCAACCTCTCAAAGACGGAGATCTTTTGATCTCGACCCCAGATATATTTGCACTTGGGTTTTTTAGCCCGGCCAATTCCCGCAACCGCTACGTCGGAATATGGTACCACAAAGTCCCGGAACAAACCATCGTTTGGGTAGCTAATAGGGACAGTCCTTTAAATGATACCTCCGGAGTTTTGGCCACTGACAGTCATGGAGGCCTTATCATCTATAGTAATAAAAGCAGAAGCTCACTTCTTTGGTCAGCCAATGTTTCGGTTCCTGCAGCAAATAACTGCATGGCTAAACTTTTAGACGTTGGGAATCTCGTTTTATTTCGAAATAACTCTGCACAGACTCTTTTGTGGCAGGGTTTTGATCACCCAACAAACACCATGCTCCCTTTCATGAAACTTGGGTTGAACCGTGTCACCGGGCTGAACAGGTTCCTGACCTCTTGGAAGTCGGCAGATGATCCGGGAACAGGGAACAACTCGTACCGGATCGACCCGACTGGATATCCACAACTGTTCTTGAACCAGGGTCCGGCTCCACGTTGGCGGGTCGGATCTTGGACCGGCCGTGGGTGGAGCGGTGTGCCCCAAATGACGCCGAATTTCATTTTCAATGTAAGCTTCGTCAACAATCAGTACGAGCTCTCGATTTCTTACGGTATTCTCAACATGTCGATTCTCTCCATGATGGCGCTTGATGAATCAGGAGGCGTTCACAGATCCACGTGGCATGAACAGAGTGGACAATGGTATAAGTATTGGTCCGCGCCGACGGAGACGTGTGATTTTTATAAGCTCTGCGGCGTGAACGGGATTTGCGACCCCACCAACACGGAAAGGTTCGAGTGCACGTGCCTACCTGGGTTTGAGCCCAAGTCGCCCCAGGACTGGTTCCTGAGAGACGGATCAGGCGGCTGTGTGAGGAAGCAAGCACTGGCCCGCACGTGTGGAAACGGCGAAGGGTTCGTGAAGTTGGCACGCGTGAAGGTGCCAGACACATCCAAAGCACGTGTGAATATGAGTATGAGTTTGGAATCGTGCGAACAAGAGTGCCTCAAGAATTGCACGTGTGCGGCTTATGCGAGTGCGAATGTGAATTTGGGTGGGATTGGGTGCTTGACATGGCACGGTGATCTGGTAGACGCGAGGACTTATCCTAATTCGGGGCAAGATTTTTACTTGCGAGTTGATTCGGTTACTTTAG CCCAATATTCAAAGTCGAATAGTTCTTCCATAAGCAAGATTGGAAAGCTGGGAATTGTGCTGGGTTCTGTAGCAATACTATTTCTCTTGGCACTTGTTATATACTGGTGGCCAAAGAGAAAAATGAAAG GGAAATATCTTCATAGTCAAAGTCCGAGTAACTATTTTGATGACATTTCCGGAAAAAATGATCTGGATGAAAATACAAATTCAGAGTTACCATTCTTTGATCTACATACCATAGCTGCAGCCACTGATAATTTCTCCATTGATAACAAGCTGGGAGAAGGTGGCTTTGGCTCCGTTTACAAG GGTATGTTTGAGGGAGGAAAGCAAATAGCGGTGAAAAGACTATCAAAGCACTCTGGTCAAGGAAGTGAAGAGTTCAAAAATGAAATATTGTTGATTGCAAAACTCCAACATAGAAACCTTGTAAGGATTCTAGGTTGTTGTGTTCATGCACAAGAGAAGATGTTAATCTATGAGTACTTGCCAAACAAAAGCTTGGATTTTTTCATTTTTG ATGAGGTGAAAAAAACATTGTTGGATTGGAAAAAACGCTTTGACATAATTTGTGGAGTCGCTCGAGGGATGTTGTATCTTCACCAAGATTCAAGATTGAGAATCATACATAGAGATTTAAAAACTGGGAATGTTCTTTTAGATGCTGATTTGAATCCCAAAATTTCGGATTTTGGCATGGCTAAAATATTTGGAGGAGACGAAATTGAAGCAAATACGAATCGAGTGGTTGGTACATA A
- the LOC133794218 gene encoding G-type lectin S-receptor-like serine/threonine-protein kinase RKS1 isoform X1, which produces MNFSETHCLATFLFLLSFSSCLSLNTITPNQPLKDGDLLISTPDIFALGFFSPANSRNRYVGIWYHKVPEQTIVWVANRDSPLNDTSGVLATDSHGGLIIYSNKSRSSLLWSANVSVPAANNCMAKLLDVGNLVLFRNNSAQTLLWQGFDHPTNTMLPFMKLGLNRVTGLNRFLTSWKSADDPGTGNNSYRIDPTGYPQLFLNQGPAPRWRVGSWTGRGWSGVPQMTPNFIFNVSFVNNQYELSISYGILNMSILSMMALDESGGVHRSTWHEQSGQWYKYWSAPTETCDFYKLCGVNGICDPTNTERFECTCLPGFEPKSPQDWFLRDGSGGCVRKQALARTCGNGEGFVKLARVKVPDTSKARVNMSMSLESCEQECLKNCTCAAYASANVNLGGIGCLTWHGDLVDARTYPNSGQDFYLRVDSVTLAQYSKSNSSSISKIGKLGIVLGSVAILFLLALVIYWWPKRKMKGKYLHSQSPSNYFDDISGKNDLDENTNSELPFFDLHTIAAATDNFSIDNKLGEGGFGSVYKGMFEGGKQIAVKRLSKHSGQGSEEFKNEILLIAKLQHRNLVRILGCCVHAQEKMLIYEYLPNKSLDFFIFDEVKKTLLDWKKRFDIICGVARGMLYLHQDSRLRIIHRDLKTGNVLLDADLNPKISDFGMAKIFGGDEIEANTNRVVGTYGYMSPEYAMHGRFSIKSDVYSFGVLMLEIITGKKNTSFYHENPESNLIEHVWDLWKEGRALEIIDSSIDESFGGEALRCITIGLLCVQDNAVDRPTMSEVVFMLGNETTLANPKQPAFVFKRGYTSSNGDPSTSEGIVSVNDVTCTIIEAR; this is translated from the exons AATCAACCTCTCAAAGACGGAGATCTTTTGATCTCGACCCCAGATATATTTGCACTTGGGTTTTTTAGCCCGGCCAATTCCCGCAACCGCTACGTCGGAATATGGTACCACAAAGTCCCGGAACAAACCATCGTTTGGGTAGCTAATAGGGACAGTCCTTTAAATGATACCTCCGGAGTTTTGGCCACTGACAGTCATGGAGGCCTTATCATCTATAGTAATAAAAGCAGAAGCTCACTTCTTTGGTCAGCCAATGTTTCGGTTCCTGCAGCAAATAACTGCATGGCTAAACTTTTAGACGTTGGGAATCTCGTTTTATTTCGAAATAACTCTGCACAGACTCTTTTGTGGCAGGGTTTTGATCACCCAACAAACACCATGCTCCCTTTCATGAAACTTGGGTTGAACCGTGTCACCGGGCTGAACAGGTTCCTGACCTCTTGGAAGTCGGCAGATGATCCGGGAACAGGGAACAACTCGTACCGGATCGACCCGACTGGATATCCACAACTGTTCTTGAACCAGGGTCCGGCTCCACGTTGGCGGGTCGGATCTTGGACCGGCCGTGGGTGGAGCGGTGTGCCCCAAATGACGCCGAATTTCATTTTCAATGTAAGCTTCGTCAACAATCAGTACGAGCTCTCGATTTCTTACGGTATTCTCAACATGTCGATTCTCTCCATGATGGCGCTTGATGAATCAGGAGGCGTTCACAGATCCACGTGGCATGAACAGAGTGGACAATGGTATAAGTATTGGTCCGCGCCGACGGAGACGTGTGATTTTTATAAGCTCTGCGGCGTGAACGGGATTTGCGACCCCACCAACACGGAAAGGTTCGAGTGCACGTGCCTACCTGGGTTTGAGCCCAAGTCGCCCCAGGACTGGTTCCTGAGAGACGGATCAGGCGGCTGTGTGAGGAAGCAAGCACTGGCCCGCACGTGTGGAAACGGCGAAGGGTTCGTGAAGTTGGCACGCGTGAAGGTGCCAGACACATCCAAAGCACGTGTGAATATGAGTATGAGTTTGGAATCGTGCGAACAAGAGTGCCTCAAGAATTGCACGTGTGCGGCTTATGCGAGTGCGAATGTGAATTTGGGTGGGATTGGGTGCTTGACATGGCACGGTGATCTGGTAGACGCGAGGACTTATCCTAATTCGGGGCAAGATTTTTACTTGCGAGTTGATTCGGTTACTTTAG CCCAATATTCAAAGTCGAATAGTTCTTCCATAAGCAAGATTGGAAAGCTGGGAATTGTGCTGGGTTCTGTAGCAATACTATTTCTCTTGGCACTTGTTATATACTGGTGGCCAAAGAGAAAAATGAAAG GGAAATATCTTCATAGTCAAAGTCCGAGTAACTATTTTGATGACATTTCCGGAAAAAATGATCTGGATGAAAATACAAATTCAGAGTTACCATTCTTTGATCTACATACCATAGCTGCAGCCACTGATAATTTCTCCATTGATAACAAGCTGGGAGAAGGTGGCTTTGGCTCCGTTTACAAG GGTATGTTTGAGGGAGGAAAGCAAATAGCGGTGAAAAGACTATCAAAGCACTCTGGTCAAGGAAGTGAAGAGTTCAAAAATGAAATATTGTTGATTGCAAAACTCCAACATAGAAACCTTGTAAGGATTCTAGGTTGTTGTGTTCATGCACAAGAGAAGATGTTAATCTATGAGTACTTGCCAAACAAAAGCTTGGATTTTTTCATTTTTG ATGAGGTGAAAAAAACATTGTTGGATTGGAAAAAACGCTTTGACATAATTTGTGGAGTCGCTCGAGGGATGTTGTATCTTCACCAAGATTCAAGATTGAGAATCATACATAGAGATTTAAAAACTGGGAATGTTCTTTTAGATGCTGATTTGAATCCCAAAATTTCGGATTTTGGCATGGCTAAAATATTTGGAGGAGACGAAATTGAAGCAAATACGAATCGAGTGGTTGGTACATA TGGTTATATGTCACCAGAATATGCTATGCACGGGAGATTTTCAATCAAGTCGGATGTATATAGTTTTGGAGTTTTAATGTTGGAGATCATTACCGGCAAAAAGAACACTAGTTTTTATCATGAAAATCCAGAATCGAACTTGATCGAACAT GTTTGGGATTTATGGAAAGAAGGCAGAGCTTTGGAAATAATAGACTCATCCATTGATGAATCATTTGGTGGTGAAGCATTGAGATGTATTACAATTGGGTTGTTGTGTGTGCAAGACAATGCTGTGGATCGGCCTACTATGTCAGAAGTGGTTTTCATGTTGGGTAACGAAACAACCCTTGCTAATCCAAAACAACCGGCATTTGTATTTAAAAGAGGTTACACTAGTTCAAATGGAGACCCATCAACCAGTGAAGGAATTGTCTCTGTGAACGATGTCACATGTACTATAATAGAAGCTCGTTGA